The window ATTATGATCGCACCCTGAGGACAGAGAAAATTTATGATGATCACCGGAAATTCCTGTTAAAGATTATATACGACACAGCAGGCCATCCGGTGCTCTGGGTGCCCAGCAGTAAGCTACTGCCGGTTAATGTGAGCCGCACCAGCAGTGGACAAATCAGTGCCCTGCAGAGAGGTCCCACCACTGAGAGGCTTGAGTATGATAGCCAAGGCCGTCTGGTTTCCAGGGTGTTTGCTGATGGGAAGATATGGAGCTACACCTACCTGGAGCAGGTGAGGGAATAGCATGAGCCCAAGAAATATGCAAGATAAACTGTGCAGCCGTAGGCAAGCTGGCCATGTTTTCAAAGTCACCCTGAAGTGGCTTATGGTGCAATAATCACCAGCTCTGTGGGCATTAGTCTGACAGAGACACATATACTAATTAAGGTATGCCGACTGCAGACTCAGGAGTATACAAGTGGAATCTCTGTGTGTTAATTCTGAAGTCTAatcaaatcattaaaaaaaaaaaaaatgctttgggaactgtaaaatataaaaaatgaaatctgtTGTTTTACACGATGTCCTTTTAGAGCCGGTATTGTGCTGCTGCATTCCGTATCATGTGTTACGTCAGTTTAATACTTGCgtgtttaatattttagttGCCAATGGCAAGCTATCAAATATTTATGTTTATGCTGTCcttaaaaaaggaaatactcAAAACATACAAAGATTAAACACCCaaggcattattattatttgcttcaTGAATTATTGACTTTGGAACAGACAAGAGTGCAATTTTATAATTGCAATTATAAAGACAAAACACTTGGCAGgctatgatttattttaaattctgggTAAACGGCACCATTTTCCAGAAAGTTATTTAGTAACTATGTTGTTTTCATTGTCAGTTATTACACACAAGCCACCTGTAGCGGtgtaataaataacaatttgaTTAGACACAGTCGACCCGGACAAGTCTCCTGATGTTTGTATTCTGTTGTTACCTCTTGTCAAACATCGATGATCCTCCCAAATCATGAAATATCTTCACAAAGATATCCTTCAGTTCTTTTGTCCACAGAAGGTTTACTCGGCCACTCCTAGTTGCATCCTTGCATTGTGAGACCCTTAGAGACCACAACACTCTGACATAAGGAACACATAGAGCTCAGGGAACCTTTCTGCATCAACGGATGACTGGGCATGGCATTTTAACAGCGAGAGTGGTAAACCTTTGAGACAGGCTGCAGTCAGAAAAGCAGATGTTGTAAATTACTTCAACTGGCTTCTATATATATTATGTATTCTAAATATGGCTATAGCGATAAACTCATCTTGCGATACGAAACGCGATATTACAATATACAATATGATTCAATTCGATACACTTACATCATTTTCCAAAAGATTTTAAAGGGACAAAGTGATTTTGGATAACTTGCTAGAAATGCTATACAGCGATACTAGTGGCTGCCAGACCTAATTGCTCTTCCTGCAAAGAGCGGGACACAGGGGATTTGAATGGGCCTTAATGTATCGATACACGCAGCTGAAAAATCGGTGCTCTCTGGGGAAACAAAATATCGTTAAAATTGAATCAATAAAATTTTTCAGCTCTAGTTGCAAATAAGactaagaaagaaagaaaaagaaagaaagaaagctttatttctgtctttgttacactgcaagcacacactgaaattatatatatatttttaatatcaGATTATTGTATATGTTCGCCAAGAAAATGTTGACAGGAGCAGTATGtagtatcttttttttatattatatcgTAAAACCTGGATATCCTACATTAGGAAATTACACAATCGGTAGCAAAACCAGCCATCTCACAGTTAAGTAGCGGTTAATGCGACCTAGTgctttttcatttcctgcatcttcttcctctcccactTGCACTCAACCTGGTCGATAGTACACATATATCATATATGAATATCATGTAACTCTTTTGCTCTTTTTCTTCTAGTCCATGGTTCTCCTGCTCCACAGTCAAAGgcaatacatattttattttgactctCTGGACCGGCTTTCTGCAGTCACAATGCCAAGCGTAGCTCGCTACACCATGCAGACCATCCGTTCAGTGGGCTACTACAGGAACCTTTATCACCCCCCGGAGAGCAATGCCTCAGTGGCGGTGGACTACAGTGAAGATGGCCTATTACTGAGAGTTTCTCACCTTGGCACAGGACGTAGGATCTTGTACAGGTACCGAAGACAGAACAAACTGTCAGAGATCCTGTATGATAGCACAAGGGTGAGCTTCACGTACGACGAGACAGCGGGCGTGCTGAAGACTGTCAATCTGCAAAACGAAGGTTTCATCTGCTCCATCCGTTATCGACAAGTAGGTCCCCTGGTTGACCGGCAGATTTTCCGCTTCAGTGAGGACGGCATGGTCAATGCAAGGTTTGATTACACCTATGACAGCAGCCTGCGCGTGACCAGTGTACAGGGCGTCATTAACGAAACACCGCTCCCCATCGATCTGTACCAATTTGATGACATATCTGGAAAGGTTGAACAGTTTGGGAAGTTCGGGGTGATCTACTACGATATAAATCAGATCATATCAACTGCAGTCATGACCTACACCAAGCACTTTGACGCACATGGACGCATCAAGGAGATCCAGTATGAGATATTTCGCTCACTGATGTACTGGATCACTTTCCAGTATGACGATGTGGGCAGAGTCATCAAGCGAGAGATCAAGATTGGCCCTTTTGCAAATACTACAAAGTATGGCTATGAGTATGATGTGGATGGCCAGCTCCAGGCTGTGTACCTTAATGAAAAAGTGATGTGGCGTTATACATATGACCTTAATGGAAATCTGCACCTGCTGAATGCAGGAAACAGCGCCAGACTGCTTCCTCTGCGATATGATTTGAGAGACCGCATCACTCGCCTTGGAGATATACAATACAGAATGGATGAAGATGGTTTCCTCCGTCAGAGGGGAGCGGAAATCTTTGAGTACAACTCCAAAGGACTTTTGGTGCGGGTCTACAGTAAGAGCAGTGGCTGGACGATTCAGTACCGCTACGATGGACTTGGTCGGAGAGTGTCCACCAAGACAAGTTTGGGCCAACACCTACAATATTTCTACGCAGACCTGAGTTACCCGGCCAGGATTACGCATGTATACAATCACTCCAGCTCCGAAATCACTTCTCTTTACTATGATCTTCAAGGACATCTGTTTGCTATGGAGATCAGTAGTGGGGAGGAGTTCTACATCGCCTGTGATAACACTGGTACACCCCTGGCTGTCTTCACCAGCAATGGCCTCCTGGTCAAACAGCTACAATACACAGCATACGGTGAGGTGTACTTTGATTCAAATCCAGACTTCCAGCTTGTGCTCGGGTTTCATGGAGGACTCTACGACCCCTTGACCAAACTGCTGCACTTTGGCGAGCAAGATTACGACATAATGTCTGGAAGATGGACTGTTCCGGATGTATCCACTTTGAAAAGAGTTGGCAAAGAGCCAGCCCCTTTTAATTTGTACATGTTCCGAAATAACAACCCCATCAGCAAAGTCCATGAAGTGAGAGAATACGTTGCAGGTAAGCGATTTCAGGTGAAACATTTCTCTTGGAATAAAATTTTCAGAAAATGCTGATAATCATTTACACATTCAGTCTCAATCCCTTTCTGATATATTTTGCATGTACTCTCAGTGAATTGtgttaaaatatgcattttggtCTTAATGGAATCAACTTTGTAAAATGTAAACTTATTTTTCTTGTACAGATGTGAACAGCTGGCTCGTAACCTTCGGCTTTCATCTTCACAACACCATTCCTGGGTTTCCAGTCCCAAAGTTTGATTTAAGCATGCCATCCTATGAACTGCAGAAGAGTCAGCGCTGGGATGATCTACCGGTGGGTAAAAGTAAACAAGTTATCTGTGATACTAATGGCGGAATCAATACGAGTCCAACCAAAAGAAACTTACCCATTTGATCTGACGGACAAAAATACATTCTTATTcttctgattttctttcttgGAGATCAGTATTTCCAAGCTGCCGTCTCTTAATTGGAATTCATTTCAAAGTTTCAATTTTAATTGGCCCTTATTTGCATAATAATACACCCGATTAGGACAACTTGCACTTTCCTTTGTCAAGCGTATTTCTCAGTTGAATACAATTAAATACTGTCCGACTTTCTGTATAATATTcctgtgtttcttttattaatctcttgtatgtatttttcatattcaaatgtgggggggggggggggcattgttgTAAAATTGTCATTAGGGATTCATCAAGTTTTGGCTTGAGAACACATATTGGAAAAACTATTATCTTAGATGGGGATGACAGACTCACTGAAGCAATGCAGCAGCTGATTCTAAAGAGCCTGGAGGGTTGGTTCTGCCATGTTCAACTGTTAACGTTTCACTGCATTTTTTCCTACAGTCTATCTCTGGGGTCCAGCAGGAAGTAACCAGACAAGCGCATTCGCTCTTGTCATTCGAGCGGCTGCCAGAGGTCCATCTCACTCGAGGTTGCAGAGGTCAAAAGTCTTGGCTGTGGTTCTCAGCCGCAGTGTCTCTCATCGGAAGAGCTGTTATGTTCGCTATCTACAAGGGCAgtgttcacactcacacacttaaTGTGGCCAGTGAGGACTGTATCAAGGTTGCAACAATCCTCAACAATGCTTTCTATTTGGAAGACCTGCACTTCACTATTGAAGGATGGGACACACACTACTTTGTCAAGCCGGGCCTTCCAGATTCCGACCTTGCTGCTTTGCACCTCACTAGTGGACACAAGACTCTGGAGAATGGTGTCAACGTGACTGTTTCTCAGTCCACCACAGTCATGGATAGTCGGACTCGGCGTTTTGCAGATGTGGAGATTTGTGCGGGTGCCCTAGCGCTTCATATTCGCTACGGATCCACGGTGGACGAAGAAAAGGCGCGGGTTGTTGAGCTCGCTCGTCAACGTGCCCTTGCAGGTGCATGGGCAAGAGAGCAGCAGCGAGTGCGAGATGGCGAGGAAGGGGTCCGCCCCTGGacagaaggagaaaagaggCAGCTTCTAAGTAGTGGGAAAGTTCTTGGGTATGATGGGTACTATGTCCTCTCCATTGAGCAGTACCCAGAATTAGCAGACAGCTCTAATAACATCCACTTTCTTCGGCAAAGTGAAATTGGTAAAAGGTAACAATATGAAGTGCATATTCTGCCAAAGAGACTTAGTTTTGGTAGAGACACACAAGCTGACAAAATGAACAGCAACTGGAAATAAAGGTTGCTGTTATGTACACTGtcaatgtgtttttgtaaaaaaaatgtgtgtgtggggggaagAAAACAAGATAAAATCCAAGGAATCAAAAGCAATGCTGTGCATTGTGACCTAGGGACTACAGAGTAAATGTATAATTACACCAAGCCTTAACATGGCGATTACAGGTCAGTTCTTCTGTTGCACAATCTTTTTGGATACAGGACTctgaaagcagaggaaaagaacAGTCAAGctcctttttgtgtttgtgggtttttttcttttcttttttaatttttcatcaAGCGATGTCTGGCTCAAGTAAGAGAATCATATGAGCAAAGGAAATGTTTACATTATGCATACCTGCACTTCTACAGAAGTGTAAGGCTCGAGGAATCATGCTCCTAGAGCAAGCAGTGTCGTTGAGCCGTTTGGTTTTCAGAGACTTCTGATGTTAGATATCCTCACCAAACAATCACTATGTATACAAGATTTAGCACTGTAAACATAACGTCAAAATGTCTTATGCTCTGAGATGTTTTAAACcgaaaaaaaatatcagattCCATGTTTAAATACCCAATATTCATTGTGGAGAAAAAAGGACAATAAAGGTGAGAAGAATtccattgtggggggggggggggggcacatttgtGTCTTGGATAGCACTGGGACGCCATGTTTTGTAAATGATGCAAGAGTTTtatgtttctttaaaaaaaaaaaaaaagaatctgaggACCAGTAAATGTCTGTACTTGTCATTAACAGTAATTTATGTTGTGTTTAGACATGATGAATAAAGTTAAACtgagtttgacattttttttccctttatttTTCAGATATGCATATTTTATTAAGATTTATTCCTCCTAAAATGACGAATGTGGGGCTTCTTCAAAACGCTCTGTTGAAGTAATTAACAGGAACGTGCATGTAGTAATAAGTATTTACAAGTGGTGATGTATCTATGATATGCAGTCAACTATTATTTCCACTAAATTTAATGTTTGTTGGGCATAAAGCCTTTTGACCTGGCTTTCTgtccaataaatatttaatcaacGCAAATATTTCATGAACCTTTCACACATGAAGGAGGTTATTGGCTCTAAATATAGTTCACGTCCATGTTCTCGGTAGGTACATTTTTTTGAATGTTCAATGCACTCATGGATTAAAATCATATTGGGTTTATTTATGGTCTCttgctttttttaaagaattggGCAGAGCGCTGCtttaaattgaatgtgagaAGATTAAGAAAATGTATGAGTTATTTTTAGAATGATAATGgcctcatttatttaaaaaacgagactttaaaaagtttaaactcttcatgatttttttttttttttgtctaaactGCTTTTTAGACCATTCCTTAAAATCAATCtagtaaaataattttatttttggacatttgaatgctcagcttttaaatatTGTCTTCATGTTTTTGACACGCATGATGAGCTTTATTAATCAAAGCACCGAGGAGTTCTGATGATGAAATGTACGACTGAAAACAAAGCCTTCAAATGAGACTGATTTCTTTTGTGTAAACTTCAAACAGCATGGGAACCCAAATGGGAGCAGAACGCTCATTGTTTCGAGGTTATTTAATGTAGTTGTTTTTGACCTCTTGTTGCTCGGGCATTTCAGCTTTATTTTCTTATATATGGTTTCGGAAATTTTGAAGAATGTAAGATCTGTACACCACAACGAAGCTATATCGTTCGCTCAAAACGAAGACATGTATGCCTTCAAAGTTTTCATCCGTATCCCTGAGGACCTATAATGAAATGTCTTATTAATTTCCCCTGTGAGCTTTTGTTTATTGTTCCATCACGCTGACATTTTAGTGAACCTGAACAAGAAGCAATTTGTTTTGATATATCCATGCTGAGTTTCAAACCCCACCAAAACCCTGGTGgaaaatctttaaaaaacacaattaaaaatgtggTTCAATTTTGTTGAAAAGTCCTCTGATGCGCCCTAGTGGTACCAAAAGCATAAAATCACCCATCTCTTTATGGTTATATGCATACCATATAGCACCCTTAAAACAGCAGCCATCACTAACTGGAGGCCAGAAAGTATGTCAACCTCAAATAATTCTACCAGTGACCAGTGTGCCAGATCTTTGGCAGGGAAATGACAAAAATCACACTGGGATGCTTCAGGTTAATTTAAGGAGACATCAAATGGAATAGATAACCCAGTAATATTCAAATGTTCAGCTGCACAGCCGAAGCGTCGCGCTGTGaccacagtctgcagagccGAAGCAACGCGGCAGCATACCACGAGGCAACATAACAAGACCTACTTCAAAGGCTTACATAAAAGAGATGGCACATATTTGCAAGAACATCAAACATCCAACAATATTGTGCAATAACTACATCAGAGAAGTGGAACATGTGAGGAGGCCTCTTTTAATGCACGTAGCAAAGATGGTCGCATGTGATCACAATGCCAAACGTTAAGTGATGTCGGTTTGTTAGACGGCTTGATTTGGATCAGGGGTTTCGTTTAGATGTTGGCCTCGTGCGAAACTGGTTGtttatgttgcattcatataggCTGAAATATGAGCTTGGACCCAAGTTCTTCTACAAAAGCTGCTCCACTTATATTCCTTTAGGAACATTTGGCATAGAGTTGAATTGTTGAATGATACATGCGATATGAAGTTGAAGTGAAGGTATTAATACAGTATGAGTAGAGAGTTGGGATATATTAGAAATGCGCACTCAAAAGCACCAACCGAGCCATTAAGGAAATTATGAAAATATGGAAGACTCAATAGTTTGAGCAGTATGACGAGTCTCCAGGAAATCACAACTGTAAATGATGGCTTATTTAAGGacaagtgtgtttgtttttttgataaacgtatacataaacatattcattttaacaaataacaaatgaaGTGTGGATTTCCCCTCTTGAACGTTTTTCAGACCTTTCTGGCAGCCAGACTAAATGGATTTCACACATGTACAGATAAGGAGCTATTATTAATTATTGCTGACTCATCTTTACATCTTTTCTATACAAAATCAACAGGACCTGTAGAAATAAATGGCATTGCAATgtattcaaaagaaacagtatGAATCTAACCCGTGAGAGTCCTAGAATATTGAGTACTCCTCTTGAGTGATCCTCTTAGGTTGAATCAGACTTGATATTCACACCTGATAAACCACAACATGACACGACAAACTTCTCCTGACTATaaaccacaacaaccacaacctTGCCTTAATTTGGATACCAAATGAAGCACTAGCTAAATTGAAAGAGGTATTCTTTCATCTTTGCCTGTAGAGTGCACCACTTCACAGCCATTGAAGagcagtgaatgaatgaaaagactCCAAAGACATATctctctgcagaaaatgtgaaaCTGAATCCCTGCTGAAATGTAGTTGATACTTTTGCATTTGAAGATGGCGTAAAGGCAATCTCAATTCTTAATTAAACTCCTGGAGTCCaaaaagtcaaatcaaatcaaaactaAAATCTGTAGACATGGAAGCAGGGAGATAACAGGGCTGCCactcaacaaagaaaaaagCGTAACTGCAAAGCTGAAGGACACGGGACAGTAAGGACACCGTGTCCCCGTGTCTTTAAAGAGTTTAGAGAGAGTGAATTCTGAGTATTAAACCGATCAAACCATGTTCACCATCATTCAACCAGAATtaactttttgttgttgacagtGTGGAGTCATTTCAGGAGACCAGTAGCTCATGTGGACACTCAATGTCCTTGGAACCATGAGCCTTTAGTGatggtaaatatttttttttttatccaaactGAATAGTTTTATTTTCCCCCAGAGGTCAATGAACCAAAGAGTGATTTCAATGTTACTTGGAATGTGCCCCATGTTGTTATTATAGATAATTAATAGTCATACTAGTCAGTCATTTAGCTAacaatttgtttatttatggtATAATTCAAGAATGTCCTTTAGACATGAATTCAACATAAACTAAACCTCGTGTGATTGAAAACAAAACCTTATCTGCAAATTAAAGAGACCGCATTTATCAGATTATCAGCGAAAACCAATCTAATTTAATCTTTTTTAATGCTTTATGTATTCACATTCGATATTCCTCTTGATGTGATTGCTTGTGTTAAAGCAAATGtaattttagtttttcattttattcaaaaAAGATCACTAGAGTGTTCTCTTTTAGAAGATCAAAGTCGAAAAGGTGGTCAAACAAATCAATAGTTTGCAAACAGAGGCGTACCGAATGGTGATTATATTCTCATGAGTGATTGGATGCGGTGAATCTTTAAATGTCTGGATTGcttttacagcagtttgagtAAATAttagtggaggaagaggaatacGTTATTTTTGAAGACTTACTTTGAAGACTGTCATGAGTGGATGTCCGTTCTTTGAGAAGAGGCATTTGTAAGTTTGTATTGTCACCTCAAATAAggcttttgtccttttttttctgcatttatgtTACTAATcctgacaaagtgacaaaaggACTTCTCTTTTCACACTTCAGGTTATTCAGAAACGAGCCTCCaacaaaggaaggaaaagaggaTGCTTCTCAGGCAGGGGATAACAAGACCAGTAAAGGCAGATTCTTGTATGGAGACTACCTGCAGGTCGAACACATCACTTATAACAACACGCCAGTCTTTGTGTGCTTGGCTTGTTTTATTACAGGaattggaatttgttttttcaaattTGTGTGACTTGTAGAGTTTCTATCTTTTACTGTAGCTTGACAAAATAGTGTCAGCCCAGTTGTTGCAGAGCGAACTAAAGGGGAATAAGATCCACGATGAGCACCTCTTCATCGTCACTCATCAAGGTAAAACTATTTCATCAATGCATCACGcttaaaactatatatatatatatatatacatatataagtTTTTAAGAACAACAAAGAAGCACTTTTTATCTGATATTATTATTTGAGAATTTATATGAGCGAGCATATCATAAAAGGTGGGAGAAACACTACGGGAACGGCTCGCGGCATGAGTGGAAATCAAATCCAAGTCACCTTCACATGTATTACATGctgtttggtggtgggaggaagccagacaTCCCAGGAAGAACATGGAAACTCCACATTCCTGAACAAGTTTTGCTTTGGGAATCATCCTGCTAAAAGAGGCCACAGCCATCAGGGTGTCCAAACCGTCCATGCAAAACCCAGATACCGGTCCATAGATACTGACCCCTGCAGGCCGGGTGATGTTCTGACCCAGTTGTCTAACCGTCACAATTTGACTCTTGTCTAACTCTTTCAAATCCTCACACTTGTCCatttttctagtttttaaatcAATCGAGTCCAAAACCTTGACTTGCTGCCTAATACACTGCCCATTATGATAGAGGTCATAATGCTATGGCTTGTAAAattttgacatttctgcagTCTAATCCTAAATGCATTGTTTGCTTTGTAATCTACTAAAGATAAACTATGTGTTTCAGCCTATGAACTATGGTTCAAACAAATTTTGTTTGAACTTGACTCAGTGCGAGGAATCTTCATCAGCGGACACGTAAGTCTCATTTCTGGGGCCAAAGAATCTTTTCTATTGTAAAAAGTCGTCTAAATCTGGAATGAAACGATAATTATGCCCTTAAATATTGTACTATTTCTCCAGGTCAGAGATGAGCGCAACATGCTAAAAGTCAACACTCGCATCCACAGGATTACAATGATCTTCAAACTTTTGGTCGACCAGTTTTCAGTTCTGGAAACAATGACagctttggattttttttacttcaggtAACATCATAAATAACTTCTTATTCCTTCTAGCCGAGCGTATCACAGaaacatctatctatctatcataaTGCATTGTTTGTTGTGCTTATTCAGATGCGTTTGTTTTGTAGGGATTATCTGGCACCAGCCTCTGGATTCCAAAGCCTGCAGTTTCGAATTCTGGAAAACAAAATAGGGGTCCTGGACAACCTGAGGGTTCCGTACAACAAACTGCATTACAAAGACAATTTCAAGGGTAGTGAGAACGAGCTGCTGCTTGCCGCTGAACAGGAGCCGTCACTCTTGAAGCTAGTTGAGGTTGGTTTTATAAGCCATCAAACACCTGCACGTGGCTATTGCGTTTAAGCTTTAATTAAAGtagacattttattctcttgtttttcttcaacaTTCTTTTTGCTGCATCTTGCTGTGTGTAAGCCGGCGTGTGGCTGAAATGGCTACATGTGATTAAAACCTCGGGCTGTTCTTCTCAGGAATGGCTGGAGAGAACTCCTGGCTTGGAGGTGGATGGATTCAATTTCTGGGAAAGGCTGAGAATCAATATATTTGATGGGCTGAATTGCGATGAGGAGAAAATTGAGGTAAGAGATGACTTCAGCTGTCAGAGCAAACTTTCTCCGCTCCCCCCGGAGCGCACCGATGATTGACAGACgctctatttttatttgtgtctgtgGGTTTGCTTGGtggtttcttttttccccaaacCAGAAAATGGAGGATTCCGAGGAGAAGGCGGAAGTGATGGATGAGCTGGTCAAACAGAGGGAGCTGTTCACCTCATTGTTTGACGAGCAGCGTCATCAGCATCTCGTTAGCAAAGGTGAGAGCTTTCGTGAAAATTCTTACGAATAAATCGAGCATCATAACCAGTTTGTTCCGGCTTCACGTACCTGAACGCGACTTCAGTTTGGCTCAACAATCCACCAATGGTTTAGATTTTCTTTGTGAAACTCTTAAcaaatgtcaataaataaagGTGTCACTTTGAACTTTAATATTACTTCAATGTTGCTCCAAAGGTGAAAGGCGGCTCTCCTACAAAGCTCTCCAAGGGGCTCTGATGATCAACTTCTACAGGTTTGTGGCTTCTACCTAAGGTTGTCTTGTGAAACTCTGCTGGTTCAGTGTGCCTCAAGGTTATGTTTGCTGCAGATTCATGTAGTTATGCAGTTCTACACCTGAGAGTTGCATGGTGCAATCACACACACTTCTACTGTGGAGCCAGCTGGCGCTTTAAATTCAACTTGAGCTCAGTGTCCTGAGGCAGGGTTACTTATTTATTCGTCCTACCTACAATTTCCATGTCATAAGCAATCCTGTGAAAGCCTATCAGCCATCCAGTTTGTGTGACATCTGAGACTAGCAGCTAAAACTGATGTGTGTGGTCTTTTTATGGCAATAATAAATGTGAAAGTGATGGATAAAGCAGGCAAACTGCACAGCCGACGTGGGCAAATGATAGCACTCGTTTTATAAATGCTATCAATAGTGCCGAGACACATTTTCATACACTTGTATAACACATCTTGGATACTTATTTTACCCTTTCAGAGAAGAGCCGAGGTTCCAGGTGCCTTTCCAGCTGCTCACATCCCTGATGGATATTGACACTCTCATGACAAAATGGAGATGTAAGTATTGAATCATCTGTGTCAGTTGCAGACAAGAACAGAAAAATctggagagaaaaagaagggaCATTCCAACCAGAAACCACCACTATAAAAAATGTTGCCCAAGGGCTGAGCTGGACCAACGGGACTTTACACTTTCACTTAGTTCAGGACCTGAGAATCAGAAAAACATCAGTATCCTCCACACGATTAGCCATGAAAATCTTTTTATTGGTTTCTTAGCAGCTAAAATAGAAATGACTATTTCCTTTGCTTTAGATAATCACGTATGCATGGTGCATCGTATGATTGGCAACAAAGCTGGAACCGGGGGCTCATCTGGCTACCAGTACCTGAGATCCACCGTCAGGTATTGTATGCAATAaactgtaatctgtaatcttcAGACCTAATATGGGCATCTACAGCTCTGTGCTTATCTAAATTACCCCATCATGTGGTCACGTTTTCCAAACGTTCACCAACTGTACTTAGATTTCAATGGACACAGAAGTTTGTCATTCATCATCTATTCAATTTATGCATTTAATTTGATACCATATACGTTTTaacgctttttttttaaagtgttaaTAATGAACAAATTATTGTCTTTATCTTCAGTGACCGCTACAAAGTGTTTGTGGATCTGTTCAACTTGGCAACGTATCTGGTGCCCCGCCACTGGGTGCCCAAGCTGAACCCCAGCGTTGATAGGTTCCTCTTCACAGCCGAATGCTACGACAGCTCCTACTGCAGCAGCGACGACTCAGACTGAGGCGCATCTCGGCCGTAGGTTCCCGGAGGCCGGAACCCTTTCTTTTATTGTAGCACGCAGCGGTGGATTCCACTGCAAAGCTTCAAAACTTTCGGTGTGTTAGTGAAAAGCTGGCGATCACATGATCTCTCATCTGCAGCACTGAAAGCATCGCAAATGTCCTCTAATTACatttcaaagaaagaaaaatgtaccTCATGAGGCATGCAGAAAGTGGCGACTAGTTTACTCTTCTCTGTAAAGTTGTACGCTAAAGCAGATGTTCTCTTGGTAAGATGTTTTTCAATGTAATTATGGAAGATCTCAAATttgaaaaccaaaca of the Brachionichthys hirsutus isolate HB-005 chromosome 6, CSIRO-AGI_Bhir_v1, whole genome shotgun sequence genome contains:
- the LOC137894851 gene encoding tryptophan 2,3-dioxygenase B-like, which gives rise to MSGCPFFEKRHLLFRNEPPTKEGKEDASQAGDNKTSKGRFLYGDYLQLDKIVSAQLLQSELKGNKIHDEHLFIVTHQAYELWFKQILFELDSVRGIFISGHVRDERNMLKVNTRIHRITMIFKLLVDQFSVLETMTALDFFYFRDYLAPASGFQSLQFRILENKIGVLDNLRVPYNKLHYKDNFKGSENELLLAAEQEPSLLKLVEEWLERTPGLEVDGFNFWERLRINIFDGLNCDEEKIEKMEDSEEKAEVMDELVKQRELFTSLFDEQRHQHLVSKGERRLSYKALQGALMINFYREEPRFQVPFQLLTSLMDIDTLMTKWRYNHVCMVHRMIGNKAGTGGSSGYQYLRSTVSDRYKVFVDLFNLATYLVPRHWVPKLNPSVDRFLFTAECYDSSYCSSDDSD